A window of the Fusarium poae strain DAOMC 252244 chromosome 3, whole genome shotgun sequence genome harbors these coding sequences:
- a CDS encoding hypothetical protein (TransMembrane:1 (i31-53o)): MSPSIAISASSLFKRGTLNCDSKMIQAATDFLSRPAIAGPLIVFLAYTIYQLFLKPSNLPDLPIIGARKGDWFPLFQARIRNSLDVKAVLNSSYAQYKNQATILPLLDGGNVIFLPRSDTKFASEQPTDELSMHKSVEHDLQTDWTTMDPSLTHDPIHLDLVLTRLTKEVGNLIPHLADELEHVVGKHWGTSSDWTEICIFEKTQQITSAMSNRAFVGFPLCRNEEMLDMGIAFAQDIPISSMLLKPFPNFLKPLVAPIIALPNRIHNKKFERILKPEIQARLAEYDAQATESEKPPKSNRNDYLQWLIEQAKDIGNPKNWKVSALSERVLLLNFASIHTTTFSVTHALLDIAASPPELITELRDEIRSVLRQHDGQWNKRAVAQLEKLDSAIRESQRKNSIVSVAVSRTVVAEKGVTFPSGTHVAKGHRIAVPGYSVLQDSEIYPEPKTFKPLRFYDARKDEKDGYVKSARNALPTTSKDFLAWGLGRNACPGRFFASNEIKMMLAYMLLNYDIEHLEKRPRNTWIVQNRIPPMKATLKIRRVSDP, encoded by the coding sequence ATGTCACCATCCATTGCCATCTCTGCATCATCCCTTTTCAAGCGGGGAACTCTCAATTGCGATTCCAAGATGATACAAGCAGCAACGGATTTCCTGTCGCGTCCAGCGATTGCCGGCCCGCTCATCGTCTTCCTCGCATACACAATTTACCAACTCTTTCTCAAACCATCAAATCTTCCAGATCTACCCATCATCGGTGCCCGTAAAGGCGATTGGTTCCCACTATTCCAAGCCCGAATCCGAAACTCTCTTGACGTCAAAGCTGTTCTCAACTCATCATACGCGCAATACAAGAACCAAGCGACAATTCTCCCACTTCTTGACGGTGGAAATGTCATCTTTTTACCACGATCAGATACGAAATTTGCAAGCGAGCAACCCACCGATGAGCTCAGTATGCACAAGTCTGTCGAACATGATTTGCAGACCGACTGGACCACCATGGATCCATCATTGACCCACGACCCTATCCATCTGGACCTAGTGCTTACCAGACTTACCAAAGAGGTTGGCAATCTCATTCCTCATCTAGCCGACGAGTTGGAGCATGTTGTCGGTAAGCACTGGGGTACCAGTTCAGATTGGACTGAGATTTGTATTTTCGAAAAGACGCAGCAGATCACCAGTGCCATGTCAAACCGTGCATTTGTCGGATTTCCTCTCTGTCGAAACGAAGAGATGCTCGATATGGGTATCGCTTTTGCTCAAGATATTCCGATATCGTCCATGCTTCTCAAGCCCTTTCCCAACTTTCTCAAACCACTTGTCGCTCCGATCATAGCACTGCCGAACAGAATCCACAACAAGAAGTTCGAACGTATCCTCAAACCGGAAATTCAAGCACGTCTTGCAGAGTATGATGCGCAGGCAACAGAATCTGAGAAGCCTCCCAAGTCTAACCGGAACGACTATCTACAGTGGCTAATCGAACAAGCCAAGGACATTGGCAATCCTAAGAACTGGAAGGTTAGCGCGTTATCAGAACGTGTCCTTTTGCTAAACTTCGCATCCATTCATACAACCACcttttctgttacccacGCTCTCCTCGACATCGCCGCATCACCCCCAGAGCTGATCACCGAATTGCGAGATGAGATCAGGAGCGTACTTCGACAACACGATGGACAATGGAACAAACGTGCCGTCGCACAGCTGGAAAAGCTTGATTCCGCAATTCGTGAAAGCCAACGCAAGAACTCCATCGTCTCAGTCGCCGTCTCCCGTACCGTCGTAGCAGAAAAGGGTGTAACCTTTCCATCAGGTACACACGTCGCCAAGGGCCACAGGATAGCTGTTCCAGGGTACTCAGTTCTTCAAGACTCCGAGATCTATCCCGAGCCGAAAACGTTCAAGCCATTGCGCTTTTATGACGCACGAAAGGATGAGAAGGATGGATATGTGAAGAGTGCGCGCAATGCATTACCGACAACCTCGAAGGACTTTCTGGCATGGGGTTTAGGTCGAAACGCATGTCCTGGTAGGTTCTTTGCGTCAAATGAGATCAAGATGATGCTGGCATATATGTTGTTGAATTACGATATTGAGCATTTGGAGAAGAGGCCACGCAACACTTGGATTGTTCAGAACCGGATCCCTCCTATGAAAGCTACGTTGAAGATAAGGAGGGTTTCCGATCCATAG
- a CDS encoding hypothetical protein (SECRETED:SignalP(1-18)~CAZy:CE12) — MKLLSTIVLALSCGLAHSNPVSKAAKPPRFFLIGDSTVAVNGGWGDGLLSYLKAPAQGDNRGVSGSTTVSWKSSGRWDTLIRDINSAKGDFEPVVTIQFGHNDQKVMQLDQFHSNLVSIGNDIKRAGGTPIFITSLTRRTFSGGQVVENLKDWAAETIAAARDVGAEYLELNKASTDYVNAIGAQNSDYYNWGPGDRTHLNPPGEIVFGRMVLDLLLEKRQDFTTYFTSNKALSEKIKNGEFATGEE; from the exons ATGAAACTTCTTTCTACCATTGTTCTTGCCTTATCCTGTGGCCTCGCCCACTCAAACCCGGTATCAAAGGCTGCTAAGCCCCCCCGATTTTTCCTGATTGGAGATTCAACGGTCGCTGTCAATGGAGGCTGGGGTGATGGACTGCTCTCATACCTCAAGGCCCCTGCTCAAGGAGACAACAGAGGTGTTAGTGGCTCTACAACGGTATCCTGGAAGTCCAGCGGCCGCTGGGATACACTCATTCGAGACATCAACTCTGCCAAGGGTGATTTCGAGCCTGTTGTCACGATTCAGTTTGGCCACAACGACCAAAAGGTGATGCAGTTGGACCAGTTCCATTCTAATTTGGTCAGCATTGGCAATGATATTAAGAGAGCTGGAGGTACACCA ATCTTTATCACATCATTGACACGACGCACATTCTCAGGCGGACAAGTTGTCGAGAATCTCAAAGACTGGGCTGCTGAAACAATCGCCGCTGCTAGAGATGTCGGTGCAGAGTATCTGGAACTAAACAAAGCAAGCACGGATTATGTCAACGCTATTGGGGCACAGAATTCTGACTATTACAACTGGGGGCCGGGTGATAGGACACACCTCAATCCTCCTGGTGAGATTGTCTTTGGGCGCATGGTTTTGGATTTGCTATTGGAGAAGCGTCAGGACTTTACGACTTACTTTACTTCTAATAAGGCATTGAGTGAGAAGATTAAGAATGGGGAGTTTGCGACTGGGGAAGAGTGA
- a CDS encoding hypothetical protein (SECRETED:SignalP(1-17)), with translation MKTTNIVLGLQSAVVCAAFTLPDNLPNGVYHAHVDAQGLEVTDGVTVDYNTTVTPQKTTRQLKSRQTKDEGGWDRDQPEMWCGCGLSMNHGNCDTAVDMLKAQFSNSDGGVGEVTQAWYSIWGDVCGCGIKDQILISQIDDFLKRVSKDTQNLFPQLDKTDSCCLIYHVYGEYGVISPLERHVAANPHEIAVLGDVVAPTQDMAYNIANNARASILHFSYLGQIASTGGFANPLPPHK, from the exons ATGAAGACCACAAACATCGTCCTCGGTCTGCAGTCAGCTGTCGTTTGCGCAGCATTCACTCTGCCAGACAACTTGCCCAACGGCGTATACCATGCGCATGTGGACGCTCAAGGTCTTGAAGTGACGGACGGAGTCACTGTTGATTACAACACCACAGTAACTCCCCAGAAAACGACAAGACAGCTCAAGTCTCGTCAAACCAAAGACGAGGGTGGATGGGACCGAGACCAACCAGAGATGTGGTGTGGATGTGG TCTTTCTATGAACCATGGAAACTGCGATACTGCTGTTGATATGCTCAAGGCACAGTTTTCTAACTCCGATGGCGGCGTTGGTGAGGTCACTCAAGCCTGGTATTCTATTTGGGGTGATGTG TGTGGCTG CGGCATAAAAGATCAAATTCTTATCAGTCAGATTGACGATTTCCTGAAGAGAGTGAGCAAGGACACACAGAACTTGTTCCCTCAGCTCGACAAGACGGACAGTTGTTGCCTCATTTATCACGTGTATGGCGAGTACGGCGTGATAAGTCCGTTGGAGAGACATGTTGCAGCCAATCCCCATGAGATTGCAGTTTTGGGCGACGTTGTCGCTCCTACGCAGGACATGGCATACAACATTGCCAACAATGCACGAGCCTCTATCCTTCATTTCTCCTATCTTGGTCAGATAGCCTCGACCGGCGGCTTTGCCAATCCACTACCCCCTCATAAATAG